From the Pseudomonas monsensis genome, the window TGCTGACGATTTCCAGCGTATAAGAGGGCACAGCTTTCGCCTGGATCTTGACCTCGATCTCTTTCTTCAATTCTTCACAGTCTTTCGGTGCGGCAAGAGCGGTTGTGGCCAGTGCACTGCAGAAAATCGCCAAGCCGATACGTTTCATCAATGAAGCTCCCTGGAGCAGCGCGCACGGGCGTGCGCTGAACCTGCTGTCACTTATTCGACCACACTTTGACGAAGCGAGTTCTGACTTCGCGCACATCTCGGGCACTGCGCGGAGTTATAGATCGCTTTCGCGGGCAGGCCCACTCCCACAGGTTCTGTGTTTGACACAAATCCCTGTGGAGGGCGGGCTTGCCCGCGAAGGCGTCAGTGCTGTTTATGCCTTGATCGAAACCAGCGCAGATCAGTTGACCAGCGATGCCTCGAGGGTAATTTTCGCGTTCAGTACTTTCGACACCGGGCACCCTTCCTTGGCCTTGTTGCTCAATTCTTCAAACTGCGCCTGGGTCGCTCCCGGAATCTTCGCCTTGAGAATCAGCTTCACCGCCGTGATGGCAAAGCCACCATCCACTTGATCGAGGGTGACTTCAGCGTTGGTATCAATGCTCTCTG encodes:
- a CDS encoding DUF1161 domain-containing protein, with protein sequence MKRIGLAIFCSALATTALAAPKDCEELKKEIEVKIQAKAVPSYTLEIVSKEEAKEHDIAMIVGRCDYGRKAIIYQKNDR